The genomic DNA TACGTGAATACGGCGCAGTTACCGCCACAAGCGCCAACCTGTCCGGCATTCCATATGAAGGCGGGATAGAGAATATGGTCAAAACTTTTTGCACAAAGGTAAATTTCTATTTATACCAAAATAATACGGACACTTCACCGTCCGCCATTGTGGATTTTACCTTTTCTTTACCGCAAATTATACGTAAATCAGACATAATCAGCCTTGACATTATAATGTCATATGCTAATTTATGCTGATAGATTTCATAAAGGAGAAGATTATGAAAAAACTCATAGTTGCAATGGTTGTCGTCTGTTTTGCAGTTGCTGCGGCAATCGCGGCTGGTCCCGCAAAAATCGACCTTAAAACATGGGTAGCAGGCGAACCTTCCAAAGCTGCTGTTCAGTTCCCCCACGATGTACACCAGGCTAAAAACGAATGTACTGACTGCCACGTTAAAGCAGACGGCGGTCCGCTTAAAAACCTTAAAGCAGGCGGAGAAGTTAACTTCAAAGGTGCTATCAAAGTTAAAGCGACTAAAAACGATGCTCACGACAACTTCTGCTGGGAATGCCATGTAGCGAAAAAAGTTCCTCAGGGCAAATCCTGCAACAAATGCCACGCGAAATAACAGCAGCATAGCTTAAAAAAACAACAGCCCCGGACAGCCGTTCGGGGCTTTCTTATTTCTATAAGGCAGTAAGAGCTACTTCACCAC from Geovibrio ferrireducens includes the following:
- a CDS encoding cytochrome c3 family protein is translated as MKKLIVAMVVVCFAVAAAIAAGPAKIDLKTWVAGEPSKAAVQFPHDVHQAKNECTDCHVKADGGPLKNLKAGGEVNFKGAIKVKATKNDAHDNFCWECHVAKKVPQGKSCNKCHAK